In one window of Leifsonia sp. NPDC080035 DNA:
- a CDS encoding dihydrolipoamide acetyltransferase family protein, translating to MIDILMPRLSDTMTEGAIALWRKQPGDPVAPGDVLVEIETDKALMEQEAYDAGVLAEILVPEGENVAIGTPIARLDDGVEHPETEAVPPAPEPRAADDRRRLATPVVRRIAKERGIDLATIAGSGPGGRIVRADLPEAEAAAAPRPSAGEPRTRADASTTAPTAPAPAPAPAPSATDDVTRVPFDGIRRAIAARLTESATTVPAFTATASADVTELLALRVRLNDAARPGVKISVNDLVVKAVALTLREHPALNASYAPDGGGQTLLHGRVDVGVAVDAPSGLVVPVVRAADTSSLSAIAGQTRALAQRAADRALTADEMSGGTFTVSNLGMYGVEQFTAIINPPQGAILAVGSAHETLTLTDGEVTARRRLRYTLTCDHRIIDGAAAGRFLATLTELLQSPLALLA from the coding sequence ATGATCGACATCCTCATGCCGCGCCTGTCCGACACCATGACGGAGGGCGCCATCGCGCTCTGGCGCAAGCAGCCGGGCGACCCGGTCGCGCCGGGGGACGTCCTCGTCGAGATCGAGACAGACAAGGCGCTGATGGAGCAGGAGGCGTACGACGCCGGGGTGCTCGCGGAGATCCTCGTCCCGGAGGGCGAGAACGTCGCCATCGGCACCCCGATCGCGCGCCTGGACGACGGCGTCGAGCATCCGGAGACGGAGGCCGTTCCTCCCGCGCCGGAGCCGCGTGCCGCCGACGATCGGCGCCGGCTGGCGACGCCGGTGGTCCGGCGGATCGCCAAGGAGCGCGGCATCGACCTCGCCACGATCGCAGGATCCGGCCCCGGCGGCCGGATCGTTCGCGCGGACCTCCCCGAGGCGGAGGCCGCCGCAGCGCCCCGTCCGTCTGCCGGGGAGCCGCGGACGCGCGCGGACGCATCGACAACGGCGCCGACCGCGCCGGCGCCGGCGCCCGCACCCGCCCCGTCCGCCACCGACGACGTCACCCGCGTCCCGTTCGACGGCATCCGCCGCGCGATCGCCGCCCGGCTCACCGAGAGCGCCACGACCGTCCCCGCCTTCACCGCGACCGCCTCCGCCGACGTCACCGAGCTGCTCGCCCTGCGCGTCCGCCTGAACGACGCCGCCCGCCCGGGCGTGAAGATCTCCGTCAACGACCTCGTGGTCAAGGCCGTCGCCCTCACCCTCCGCGAGCACCCCGCCCTCAACGCCTCGTACGCGCCCGACGGCGGCGGCCAGACCCTGCTGCACGGCCGAGTGGATGTCGGCGTCGCCGTGGACGCGCCGAGCGGCCTGGTCGTCCCGGTCGTCCGCGCCGCCGACACGTCGAGCCTCTCGGCCATCGCGGGGCAGACCCGCGCCCTCGCCCAGCGCGCTGCCGACCGCGCCCTCACCGCCGACGAAATGAGCGGAGGCACCTTCACCGTGAGCAACCTGGGGATGTACGGCGTGGAGCAGTTCACCGCCATCATCAACCCGCCCCAGGGTGCGATCCTGGCGGTCGGGAGTGCTCACGAAACCCTGACCCTCACCGACGGCGAGGTCACCGCCCGTCGCCGCCTCCGCTACACCCTCACGTGCGACCACCGCATCATCGACGGCGCCGCCGCCGGTCGCTTCCTTGCCACCTTGACCGAACTGCTGCAGTCCCCGCTGGCGCTGCTCGCGTGA
- a CDS encoding alpha/beta fold hydrolase produces the protein MTTRLPAHLPLTDVGDSSSRTALLLHGGGGPRTMAPLVAHLTPSMHVLAPTHPGWDGTTLPETIASVADLAAGYLRLLVDRGESDVVIVGSSLGGWIALEMALQAATDHRSSELLAAVVVIDGVGAVIEGEPIADFFALDARGLAERAWHDPERGYVDPAGLTDEQRAVQLGNGRTMAVIAGSGMADPALLGRLTALSVPTLAVWGESDRIVTPGYGQALARAIPGARFAEIPAAGHLPQLENPEATWPVLDSFLASLP, from the coding sequence ATGACCACCCGCCTTCCCGCCCACCTGCCGCTGACCGATGTCGGCGACTCCTCCTCGCGCACCGCCCTCCTGCTGCACGGGGGCGGAGGTCCGCGCACGATGGCGCCTCTCGTCGCGCACCTGACCCCGTCCATGCACGTGCTCGCACCGACGCATCCCGGCTGGGACGGGACGACGCTCCCGGAGACCATCGCCTCGGTCGCAGACCTCGCCGCCGGCTACCTCCGGCTCCTCGTGGACCGCGGCGAGTCCGACGTCGTCATCGTCGGCTCCTCCCTCGGCGGCTGGATCGCCCTCGAGATGGCTCTGCAGGCGGCGACCGACCACCGGTCCTCGGAGCTCCTGGCCGCCGTCGTCGTGATCGACGGCGTCGGCGCGGTGATCGAGGGCGAGCCCATCGCCGATTTCTTCGCCCTCGACGCCCGCGGCCTCGCCGAGCGCGCCTGGCACGACCCGGAGCGCGGGTACGTCGACCCCGCGGGCCTCACCGACGAGCAGCGCGCCGTCCAGCTCGGCAACGGCAGGACGATGGCGGTCATCGCCGGTTCCGGGATGGCCGATCCGGCACTGCTGGGGCGGCTCACCGCCCTGAGCGTCCCGACACTGGCGGTGTGGGGCGAAAGCGACAGGATCGTCACCCCGGGCTACGGACAGGCGCTCGCCCGGGCGATCCCCGGGGCACGGTTCGCCGAGATCCCCGCGGCGGGCCACCTTCCCCAGCTCGAGAACCCCGAAGCGACCTGGCCCGTCCTGGACTCGTTCCTCGCGTCGCTGCCGTAG
- a CDS encoding FAD-dependent oxidoreductase, with protein MSGSTKQERRISTSVLVIGAGGSGLRAAIEVAQRGGDVLVVGKRPRADAHTSLAAGGINAALATIDPEDSWQQHAADTLKEGYLLGDPRTVEIVTREARRGIEDLERYGMNFAREDDGRISQRFFGAHTYRRTAFAGDYTGLELQRTLLREADRSGVRIMDSVYITRVLTDENAVFGAYGFDLQTGERYVFLVDAVILAAGGHNRVWRSSSSRRDENTGDSWRLAFEAGARIRDAELVQFHPSGLLEPADAAGTLVSEAARGEGGILRNALGERFMSRYDPERMELSTRDRVALAAYTEIAEGRGTPRGGVWLDVSHLPRETIMTRLPRVYHTLLELQMVDITRDPIEIAPTAHYSMGGVWVRPEDHGTDVDGLYAIGEASSGLHGANRLGGNSLIELLVYGRLVGEAAYRHSTGLHRVGRSPRALAEARQELDAVLAADGEENVRVLQRAVRDTMTAHAGVVRDEDGLRAGLDALAEVADREAGIGVHPDIAGFADVAHAFDLRASLLAARATIDGALARRETRGAHNRSDFPALDPALRVNFVWSGPGQVEAESIPTIPHEIAEHMHEVTSAGKLVE; from the coding sequence ATGAGCGGCAGCACGAAGCAGGAGCGCAGGATATCGACGTCGGTTCTGGTGATCGGCGCGGGAGGTTCGGGTCTCCGGGCCGCGATCGAGGTCGCGCAGCGCGGAGGCGATGTGCTCGTCGTCGGCAAGCGGCCGAGGGCCGACGCCCACACCTCCCTCGCCGCGGGCGGGATCAACGCTGCGCTGGCGACCATCGATCCCGAGGACTCCTGGCAGCAGCACGCGGCCGACACGCTCAAGGAGGGCTACCTCCTCGGTGACCCCCGGACCGTCGAGATCGTGACCCGCGAGGCGCGCCGTGGCATCGAGGACCTCGAGCGTTACGGCATGAACTTCGCCCGTGAGGACGATGGCCGGATCTCACAGCGGTTCTTCGGCGCGCACACCTATCGGCGCACGGCCTTCGCCGGCGACTACACCGGGCTCGAGTTGCAGCGCACGCTGCTGCGGGAGGCCGACCGCTCCGGCGTGCGCATCATGGACTCCGTCTACATCACGCGGGTGCTCACCGACGAGAACGCGGTGTTCGGCGCCTATGGTTTCGACCTCCAGACCGGGGAGCGGTACGTCTTCCTCGTGGACGCGGTGATCCTCGCTGCGGGAGGACACAACCGCGTCTGGCGCAGTTCGTCGTCCCGTCGCGATGAGAACACCGGCGACTCCTGGAGGCTCGCGTTCGAGGCAGGCGCGCGGATCCGCGACGCCGAGCTCGTCCAGTTCCACCCGTCCGGGCTGCTCGAGCCGGCCGACGCCGCAGGCACCCTCGTGTCGGAGGCCGCGCGCGGCGAGGGCGGCATCCTCCGCAACGCACTCGGCGAGCGGTTCATGTCGCGTTACGACCCGGAGCGCATGGAGCTGTCGACGCGCGACCGCGTGGCGCTCGCCGCGTACACGGAGATCGCCGAGGGCCGCGGCACTCCGCGCGGAGGCGTCTGGCTCGATGTGTCGCACCTGCCGCGCGAGACGATCATGACGCGGCTCCCGCGGGTCTACCACACCCTCCTCGAGCTGCAGATGGTCGACATCACCCGGGATCCGATCGAGATCGCGCCCACCGCGCACTACTCGATGGGCGGAGTCTGGGTCCGGCCCGAGGACCACGGCACCGATGTGGACGGGCTGTACGCGATCGGGGAGGCCTCCAGCGGACTGCACGGCGCCAACCGGCTCGGCGGCAACTCGCTCATCGAGCTCCTGGTCTACGGGCGTCTCGTCGGCGAGGCCGCGTACCGGCACTCGACGGGGCTGCACCGGGTGGGTCGTTCGCCACGGGCGCTGGCCGAGGCCCGCCAGGAGCTGGACGCCGTGCTGGCCGCCGACGGCGAGGAGAACGTCCGCGTGCTCCAGCGCGCGGTGCGCGACACGATGACCGCGCACGCGGGCGTGGTGCGCGACGAGGACGGACTCCGTGCTGGGCTCGACGCGCTTGCCGAGGTCGCCGATCGCGAGGCCGGTATCGGCGTCCACCCGGACATCGCGGGCTTCGCGGACGTGGCCCACGCGTTCGATCTGCGAGCGAGCCTGCTCGCGGCACGCGCGACGATCGACGGAGCGCTCGCCCGCCGCGAGACGCGCGGCGCGCACAACCGATCGGACTTCCCCGCCCTCGACCCCGCGCTCCGCGTCAACTTCGTCTGGTCGGGCCCCGGACAGGTGGAGGCCGAGTCGATCCCGACCATCCCGCACGAGATCGCGGAGCACATGCACGAGGTGACGTCGGCCGGCAAGCTCGTGGAGTGA
- a CDS encoding DHA2 family efflux MFS transporter permease subunit → MTTWNTRLQRTVLAVAVLATFIAFLDGSVVNVALPAIGRELGGGLAAQQWIVDAYLLTLGSVILLAGSLSDLFGRKRVLLWGLLGFGVASIACAVAPTAEILIVARGLQGIAGALLVPSSLALILSAFQGSAQARAIGVWTAITSLASIAGPIVGGVLVDTLSWRWVFAINLVPIAVALLLVRALPADSARTADARVDWVGALLGVVGLGLPVFALIESGRFGWGSPVILGAIVLGAVGLTAFVFWERRVASPMLPLSIFRQRDFSAGNVATAFIYGGVSVGTFALALFLQQGAGYSATAAGFAMVPSSILLIALAAVFGRLSGKVGPRLLMTVGPAVTGAGFLLMLRITAGADYVTEVLPAVCAFGIGMAITVAPLTATVLGAVDSGRAGIASAVNNAVSRVAGLIAVALAGSVGGATIQLPAFHTLVSAAAVALFAGAIVSGVWIRNPTPVPVVTAGAGSGHAPVPSTSSSRVTTSEPRRS, encoded by the coding sequence ATGACAACGTGGAATACCCGACTGCAGCGCACCGTCCTGGCGGTCGCCGTTCTGGCGACCTTCATCGCCTTCCTGGACGGCAGCGTCGTCAACGTGGCGCTGCCGGCGATCGGGCGCGAACTGGGTGGAGGCCTCGCAGCGCAGCAGTGGATCGTGGACGCCTACCTGCTGACGCTGGGCTCGGTGATCCTTCTCGCGGGATCGCTGTCTGATCTCTTCGGGCGCAAGCGCGTGCTGTTGTGGGGCCTTCTCGGGTTCGGGGTGGCGTCGATCGCGTGCGCCGTCGCGCCCACCGCGGAGATCCTCATCGTCGCCCGCGGTCTTCAGGGGATCGCCGGAGCGCTGCTGGTGCCCAGTTCGCTCGCGCTCATCCTGAGCGCATTCCAGGGCTCCGCCCAGGCTCGCGCGATCGGCGTGTGGACGGCGATCACGAGCCTGGCGAGCATCGCGGGGCCGATCGTCGGCGGCGTCCTCGTCGACACGCTCTCGTGGCGATGGGTCTTCGCGATCAACCTGGTGCCGATCGCCGTGGCCCTTCTCCTGGTTCGCGCGCTGCCTGCAGACTCCGCCAGGACGGCGGACGCCCGCGTGGACTGGGTGGGGGCGCTGCTCGGCGTCGTCGGCCTGGGCCTCCCGGTGTTCGCCCTCATCGAGAGCGGTCGCTTCGGGTGGGGCTCGCCGGTCATCCTCGGGGCGATCGTGCTGGGAGCCGTCGGACTCACCGCGTTCGTGTTCTGGGAGCGTCGGGTCGCCTCCCCGATGCTTCCTCTCTCCATCTTCCGGCAACGCGACTTCTCGGCGGGCAATGTCGCAACGGCGTTCATCTACGGCGGAGTCTCGGTCGGCACCTTCGCGCTCGCGCTCTTCCTGCAGCAGGGCGCCGGATACAGCGCAACGGCGGCCGGCTTCGCGATGGTGCCGTCGAGCATCCTGCTCATCGCGCTCGCGGCCGTCTTCGGTCGGTTGAGCGGCAAGGTCGGCCCCCGGCTCCTGATGACGGTCGGACCGGCGGTCACGGGCGCGGGGTTCCTGCTGATGCTAAGGATCACCGCGGGCGCGGACTACGTGACGGAGGTGCTGCCTGCCGTGTGCGCGTTCGGAATCGGAATGGCCATCACCGTCGCGCCCCTGACCGCAACGGTTCTCGGGGCGGTCGACTCCGGCCGGGCGGGGATCGCTTCGGCCGTGAACAATGCGGTGTCCCGTGTGGCCGGCCTGATCGCGGTGGCCCTCGCGGGGTCGGTCGGCGGAGCGACGATCCAGCTGCCGGCGTTCCACACGCTCGTCTCCGCCGCCGCGGTCGCACTGTTCGCCGGCGCGATCGTCTCGGGAGTGTGGATCCGGAATCCCACGCCGGTTCCGGTGGTCACGGCAGGCGCGGGGTCTGGCCATGCCCCGGTCCCGTCGACGTCGAGCTCCCGTGTCACAACGTCGGAACCGCGGCGGTCATAG
- a CDS encoding helix-turn-helix transcriptional regulator, producing the protein MDRNQLADFLRSRRDALRPEDVGLISGSRRRTPGLRREEVAALSGISVDYYNRIEQRRGPIPSEQVLAALARGLHLTLEERDHLFQLAGRPVARRVARTDHVNAGLMRVFDRLQDTPAQVVNTLGETLLQTPPAVALLGDETSHSGPARSRVYRWFTDPDARRTAPPEDHPRHGRALVAGLAEAAAEGGPGSGAAALVEALHHRSAEFRSIWDEHPVTGPYCAPKRFIHPELGELDLYGQTLLDPDQSQSLMVFTAEPGSPSSEKLKLLSVIGAQRL; encoded by the coding sequence ATGGATCGTAACCAGCTCGCCGACTTCCTGCGGTCGCGCCGCGATGCCCTCCGCCCGGAGGATGTCGGCCTGATCTCCGGCTCGCGGCGCCGCACCCCGGGCCTTCGCAGGGAGGAGGTCGCCGCGCTCAGCGGCATCTCCGTCGACTACTACAACCGGATCGAGCAGCGACGTGGCCCGATCCCGTCGGAGCAGGTGCTCGCGGCCTTGGCGCGTGGCCTCCACCTGACGCTGGAGGAACGAGACCATCTCTTCCAGCTCGCCGGGCGCCCGGTGGCCCGTCGCGTCGCACGCACCGATCACGTCAATGCCGGGCTCATGCGGGTGTTCGACAGGCTGCAGGACACGCCGGCGCAGGTCGTGAACACGCTCGGGGAGACGCTCCTCCAGACCCCACCGGCGGTTGCCCTCCTCGGTGACGAGACGTCGCACTCCGGCCCGGCGCGCAGCCGTGTCTATCGGTGGTTCACGGACCCCGATGCGCGCCGCACGGCGCCCCCGGAGGACCATCCGCGACACGGCAGAGCGCTGGTCGCGGGGCTCGCGGAAGCCGCCGCCGAAGGAGGGCCGGGCTCCGGTGCCGCGGCGTTGGTCGAAGCCCTCCACCACCGGAGCGCGGAGTTCCGCTCGATCTGGGACGAGCATCCCGTCACCGGCCCCTACTGTGCGCCCAAGCGTTTCATCCACCCGGAGCTCGGCGAGCTGGACCTGTACGGGCAGACCCTCCTCGACCCCGATCAGTCGCAATCGCTGATGGTGTTCACGGCCGAGCCGGGCAGCCCCAGCAGCGAGAAGCTGAAGCTGCTCTCCGTCATCGGGGCCCAGCGACTGTGA
- a CDS encoding alpha/beta hydrolase, whose protein sequence is MSRPILEKEAQDIVDATSTPPFLYELGPEGARKVLDDLQSAPIHKLDVDETWITVPAPVGDVRVRLIKPVHAPADLPVILYIHGGGWVIGNAGTHDRLVRELAVGARAALAFVEYDRSPEAQYPVAIEQAYATAQWLTAHAAEHGLDISRFAIAGDSVGGNMTAAVALMAKQRGDVTFVHQSMYYPVTDAAQDTESYREFAEGAYLTAKAMAWFWDAYLPDAGKRAEITASPLRATLEELAGLPEAFVIVDENDVLRDEGEAYARKLTQAGVRTTSVRYNGTVHDFMMLNPLRSSAAVTAAVEQAIRVLRKALRTDY, encoded by the coding sequence ATGAGCAGACCGATCCTTGAGAAGGAGGCGCAGGACATCGTCGACGCGACGTCCACGCCGCCGTTCCTCTACGAGCTCGGACCCGAGGGCGCGCGGAAGGTGCTGGACGACCTGCAGTCCGCTCCGATCCACAAGCTGGATGTCGATGAGACGTGGATCACCGTCCCGGCACCCGTCGGCGACGTGCGTGTGCGGCTCATCAAGCCCGTTCACGCCCCGGCCGACCTTCCCGTCATCCTCTACATCCACGGAGGCGGCTGGGTCATCGGGAACGCGGGGACGCACGATCGGCTCGTCCGCGAGCTGGCCGTGGGAGCCCGAGCGGCGCTTGCGTTCGTCGAGTACGACCGCTCCCCGGAGGCGCAGTATCCCGTCGCCATCGAGCAGGCGTACGCGACCGCGCAGTGGCTGACCGCCCACGCCGCCGAGCACGGCCTGGACATCTCGCGGTTCGCGATCGCCGGCGACTCCGTCGGGGGCAACATGACGGCCGCGGTGGCGCTCATGGCGAAGCAGCGCGGAGATGTGACGTTCGTGCACCAGTCGATGTACTACCCCGTCACCGATGCTGCACAGGACACCGAGTCGTACCGCGAGTTCGCCGAGGGTGCGTACCTCACAGCGAAGGCGATGGCGTGGTTCTGGGACGCCTATCTGCCGGACGCCGGCAAGCGCGCCGAGATCACCGCGTCCCCCTTGCGCGCGACCCTGGAAGAGCTGGCCGGGCTGCCGGAGGCGTTCGTGATCGTCGACGAGAACGACGTCCTCCGCGACGAGGGCGAGGCGTACGCCCGCAAGCTCACCCAGGCGGGAGTGCGAACGACCTCCGTCCGCTACAACGGCACCGTCCACGACTTCATGATGCTCAACCCGCTGCGGTCGTCCGCTGCGGTGACCGCGGCCGTCGAGCAGGCCATCCGTGTGCTGCGCAAAGCACTCCGAACCGACTACTGA
- a CDS encoding aldehyde dehydrogenase family protein has translation MEHTHDHLSIRGHWIGGAENPGTGDTLDVIDPATGRVVASAPAGTASDVDRAVAAARAALPGWAGTDPAARADALRRLAAVLTERGEEIAQAITAEIGVPISFSRVGQAGFPALVTAATADLEPQIAWTEQVGNATIVREAVGVVGAITPWNFPLQQVMTKVAPALLAGNAIVLKPSELAPLSIRILAEASAAAGFPAGVFNVVYGTGPVVGEALVAHTDVDMISFTGSTRAGKRISVVAAETVKRVALELGGKTANVVLDDADIDSAVQHTLGAVFTNSGQACGAWTRLLVPAHRQAEVVDMLVRALDQYTVGDPTDEAVRVGPLASEAQWERVNAFIERGVADGATLVAGGPGRIPGLEQGAYIRPTIFADVDPGSEIAQEEIFGPVLSVIPYRDEEHAVSIADGTSYGLTAAVFGEADHALRVARQLKVGQVYINGADFNPAAPFGGYKQSGNGRELGRAGVEEFTELTAILR, from the coding sequence ATGGAACACACACACGATCACCTCAGCATTCGCGGCCACTGGATCGGTGGCGCGGAAAACCCGGGTACCGGCGACACCCTCGACGTCATCGACCCCGCGACGGGACGCGTCGTCGCATCCGCTCCCGCTGGGACGGCGTCCGACGTGGACCGGGCGGTCGCCGCCGCGCGCGCCGCGCTCCCCGGCTGGGCGGGCACAGACCCCGCAGCGCGGGCCGACGCGCTGCGACGTCTCGCCGCGGTGCTCACCGAGCGCGGGGAGGAGATCGCTCAGGCCATCACCGCGGAGATCGGTGTGCCGATCTCGTTCTCCCGGGTCGGCCAGGCGGGTTTCCCCGCCCTCGTCACGGCGGCGACCGCCGATCTCGAACCGCAGATCGCGTGGACCGAACAGGTCGGCAATGCGACCATCGTCCGCGAGGCCGTCGGAGTGGTCGGCGCGATCACGCCGTGGAACTTCCCCCTGCAGCAAGTGATGACAAAGGTGGCGCCTGCGCTCCTGGCCGGGAACGCCATCGTCCTCAAACCGTCCGAGCTCGCGCCGTTGTCGATCCGGATCCTGGCCGAGGCCAGCGCCGCAGCCGGCTTTCCCGCTGGCGTCTTCAACGTCGTCTACGGAACCGGCCCGGTCGTCGGCGAGGCGCTCGTCGCGCACACCGACGTCGACATGATCTCGTTCACCGGATCCACCCGGGCCGGAAAGCGGATCTCCGTCGTCGCGGCCGAGACGGTCAAGCGGGTGGCGCTGGAGCTCGGGGGGAAGACGGCGAACGTCGTCCTCGACGACGCCGACATCGACAGCGCGGTCCAGCACACGCTGGGCGCCGTCTTCACCAACTCCGGCCAGGCGTGCGGCGCGTGGACCAGGCTTCTGGTGCCCGCCCACCGCCAGGCCGAGGTCGTGGACATGCTGGTGAGAGCACTCGACCAGTACACCGTCGGCGATCCGACCGACGAGGCGGTGCGGGTCGGACCGCTCGCATCGGAAGCGCAGTGGGAGCGCGTGAACGCCTTCATCGAGCGCGGCGTCGCCGACGGTGCCACCCTGGTGGCGGGCGGCCCTGGCCGGATCCCCGGTCTGGAGCAGGGAGCGTACATCCGCCCGACGATCTTCGCGGACGTCGACCCCGGCTCCGAGATCGCGCAGGAGGAGATCTTCGGCCCCGTCCTGTCGGTCATCCCGTACCGGGACGAGGAGCACGCGGTGTCGATCGCCGACGGCACGTCGTACGGCCTCACCGCCGCCGTGTTCGGCGAAGCCGACCACGCCCTCCGCGTCGCTCGGCAGCTGAAGGTGGGGCAGGTCTACATCAACGGTGCCGACTTCAACCCCGCCGCCCCCTTCGGCGGCTACAAGCAGTCGGGAAACGGCCGTGAACTCGGGCGCGCTGGCGTCGAGGAGTTCACCGAGCTCACGGCGATCCTGAGGTAG
- a CDS encoding NmrA family NAD(P)-binding protein, translating to MSRIVVIGGTGLIGSKVVSRLIEHGHDAVAASPNSGVDTITGEGLDAALAGASTVLDVSNSPSFADDDVMAFFTTATTNIIAAAKKAGVGHYVALSVVGSERMTDSGYMRAKVAQEKLIAGSGIPYSLVHATQFFEFVTSIAASGTVGDEVHLSHAQIRPMAAEDVATAVARVTAHEPLNATLEVAGPEQFGLDDLIRTGLAFRGDPRTVVADPDALYFGQRLTDDMLLPGPDATIAETRFADWLPDNPPPAPRAAN from the coding sequence ATGTCCAGAATCGTCGTCATCGGGGGCACCGGCTTGATCGGTTCCAAAGTCGTCAGCAGGCTGATCGAGCACGGGCACGACGCCGTCGCCGCGTCACCGAACTCGGGGGTCGACACCATCACCGGCGAGGGCCTGGACGCCGCGCTCGCCGGCGCGTCCACGGTGCTGGACGTCTCGAACTCGCCGTCGTTCGCCGACGACGATGTGATGGCGTTCTTCACCACCGCGACCACGAACATCATCGCCGCGGCGAAGAAGGCGGGCGTCGGCCACTACGTCGCCCTGTCCGTCGTGGGGTCCGAGCGGATGACCGACAGCGGCTACATGCGAGCCAAGGTCGCCCAGGAGAAGCTGATCGCCGGCAGCGGGATCCCGTACTCCCTCGTCCACGCGACCCAGTTCTTCGAGTTCGTGACGAGCATCGCGGCCTCCGGGACGGTCGGCGACGAGGTGCACCTTTCGCACGCGCAGATCCGCCCGATGGCCGCCGAGGATGTCGCGACGGCCGTCGCGCGGGTGACCGCGCACGAGCCGCTGAACGCGACCCTCGAGGTCGCCGGTCCCGAGCAGTTCGGGCTCGACGACCTGATCCGCACCGGCCTGGCGTTCCGCGGCGACCCGCGAACCGTCGTCGCCGACCCCGACGCGCTCTACTTCGGGCAGCGGCTCACCGACGACATGCTGCTCCCGGGCCCGGACGCGACGATCGCCGAGACGCGGTTCGCGGACTGGCTGCCGGACAACCCGCCGCCGGCACCCCGCGCGGCGAACTGA
- a CDS encoding GNAT family N-acetyltransferase, with translation MNDLNERSAMEYADAAGYPDGLGFLDEGTARLVDEVTTGGARDLDLPSTDADEEVAVLHRVDEQRFVAVLGDREIATIAYHDEGGRYVIYHTYVEPAFRGRGVAADFIADVLDDIREIGRPITPVCPVVAAFIASDPRYADLVR, from the coding sequence ATGAACGACCTCAACGAGCGCAGCGCAATGGAGTACGCGGATGCGGCGGGTTACCCGGACGGGCTCGGGTTCCTGGACGAAGGGACCGCTCGCCTCGTCGATGAGGTGACGACGGGCGGGGCGCGCGACCTGGACCTTCCGTCCACCGACGCGGATGAGGAGGTCGCCGTACTGCACCGCGTCGACGAGCAGCGCTTCGTCGCCGTGCTGGGCGACCGCGAGATCGCCACCATCGCCTACCACGACGAGGGTGGGCGCTACGTCATCTACCACACCTACGTCGAACCGGCCTTCCGAGGCCGGGGGGTCGCGGCCGACTTCATCGCCGACGTCCTGGACGATATCCGCGAGATCGGAAGGCCGATCACACCGGTCTGTCCGGTCGTCGCCGCCTTCATCGCGTCCGATCCGCGGTACGCGGACCTCGTCCGGTAG
- a CDS encoding MarR family transcriptional regulator has product MTVDLEALGLAIKRAQYRNHRAMDARLRPVGVSLVQWDALRAIARMPAASGHDLAAATFQSDQAFGTLANRLVERGLIVRSAGRGRRIEHELTDAGRAALEDGRAVASGTLDELFAPLDEERRRALADALDILLGDHVVP; this is encoded by the coding sequence ATGACCGTGGATCTCGAAGCGCTCGGGCTGGCGATCAAGCGGGCGCAGTACCGCAACCACCGCGCCATGGACGCCCGCCTCCGCCCGGTGGGCGTCAGCCTCGTCCAATGGGATGCGCTCCGCGCTATCGCACGCATGCCGGCAGCGTCGGGCCACGACCTGGCCGCTGCGACCTTCCAGAGCGACCAGGCCTTCGGCACGCTGGCGAACCGACTGGTGGAGCGCGGGCTGATCGTGCGCTCCGCCGGCCGCGGGCGCCGGATCGAGCACGAGCTCACCGACGCCGGGCGCGCCGCGCTGGAGGACGGCCGCGCCGTCGCCTCCGGCACGCTGGACGAGCTCTTCGCGCCGCTCGACGAGGAGCGGCGCCGCGCGTTGGCGGACGCCCTCGACATCCTCCTCGGCGACCACGTCGTTCCGTAG